The following proteins are co-located in the Candidatus Paracaedibacter acanthamoebae genome:
- the fliG gene encoding flagellar motor switch protein FliG: protein METRKDYISLNGVERVSLLLLALGEEQVQRIFEHLDESEIREIAVTMTNLGKVSSNVVEVMFSDFVDQLSTTGALIGTPESTKRLLTKALPQEKVAQIMEEISGPAGRTMWDKLSNINEELLANYLKNEYPQTISVVLTRIRPEHAARVMTLLPDSLVMEVIMRMLKMESVRREILDDIERTLRVEFMSNISKASKRDSYELVAEIFNFLDRQTEAKMIGNLEESSPDDAERIKNLMFTFDDMLKLDSQGIQAVVRVIDKTKLALALKGANDAIKEKFFSNMSERAGKLMREDMQSMGMVRVKDVDEAQNYIVITTKDLANRGEIVIRKGGDAEDALIG from the coding sequence ATGGAAACAAGAAAAGACTACATAAGCCTAAACGGTGTGGAACGGGTTTCTTTGCTATTACTTGCGTTGGGTGAAGAGCAAGTGCAGAGAATTTTTGAACACCTAGATGAATCCGAAATCCGTGAAATTGCTGTGACCATGACCAATCTGGGCAAAGTCTCGTCCAATGTGGTGGAAGTTATGTTTAGTGATTTTGTTGATCAGTTATCCACGACCGGGGCTTTAATTGGTACGCCTGAAAGTACAAAGCGGTTGCTAACAAAGGCATTACCACAGGAAAAAGTTGCCCAAATTATGGAAGAAATTAGTGGGCCGGCTGGTCGCACAATGTGGGATAAGCTAAGCAATATCAATGAAGAGTTATTAGCAAACTATCTAAAAAACGAATATCCGCAAACTATTAGTGTGGTTTTAACAAGGATTCGCCCAGAACATGCGGCCCGCGTTATGACGTTGTTACCTGATTCGTTAGTGATGGAAGTTATCATGCGTATGTTGAAAATGGAAAGTGTGCGGCGTGAAATACTCGATGATATTGAACGGACCTTACGAGTCGAATTTATGAGCAATATTTCTAAGGCCAGCAAGCGCGATTCTTATGAATTGGTGGCTGAAATCTTTAACTTCCTTGATCGTCAAACCGAAGCAAAAATGATCGGAAACCTTGAAGAAAGCAGTCCTGATGATGCTGAAAGAATCAAGAATTTGATGTTCACCTTTGATGATATGCTCAAGCTGGATAGTCAAGGGATTCAAGCCGTTGTCCGGGTTATTGATAAAACTAAATTGGCATTGGCTCTTAAAGGGGCGAATGATGCTATCAAAGAGAAATTCTTTAGCAATATGTCCGAACGTGCTGGAAAATTGATGCGAGAAGACATGCAATCCATGGGAATGGTGCGCGTTAAAGACGTGGATGAAGCACAAAATTATATCGTTATTACCACAAAAGATCTGGCTAATAGAGGTGAAATTGTCATCCGTAAGGGTGGTGATGCCGAAGATGCTTTGATCGGATAG